Proteins encoded by one window of Salvia splendens isolate huo1 chromosome 7, SspV2, whole genome shotgun sequence:
- the LOC121811628 gene encoding NEDD8-specific protease 1-like isoform X1: MICPISVLNNLLNMEQGKANDKILSYNDVVLRRSDLDILSGPYFLNDRIIEFYFSYLTSCYTSEDILLVPPSIAFWIKECPDSASLKDFVEPLHLSTRKLIIFPINDNEDVTRAEGGSHWSLLAFERQTNAFVHHDSGQAGFNNADAKRVYKAVVSYTASGATYVDCPSSPKQVNGYDCGLYVTAISRSICAWYVSEAPKDMQDLWFSTIKEQVTPLLVSNMRREILDLVRSLMGK, encoded by the coding sequence AACAATCTCCTGAACATGGAGCAAGGAAAGGCCAACGACAAAATACTCAGCTACAATGACGTTGTTCTGAGGCGGTCAGATCTTGATATTCTAAGTGGCCCCTATTTTCTCAATGATCGCATAATCGAATTCTACTTTAGCTACCTCACATCCTGCTatacgtccgaggacatcctcCTGGTGCCACCTTCAATTGCTTTCTGGATAAAAGAGTGCCCGGACAGTGCAAGCCTCAAAGATTTCGTAGAGCCCCTTCATCTGTCTACAAGAAAGTTGATAATATTCCCAATCAACGACAACGAAGATGTGACTAGGGCAGAAGGTGGGAGTCATTGGAGCTTACTCGCATTTGAGAGACAAACTAATGCCTTTGTGCATCATGACAGCGGCCAAGCAGGCTTCAATAATGCAGATGCTAAGAGGGTGTACAAAGCTGTAGTTTCGTATACAGCATCTGGAGCCACTTATGTGGACTGCCCGAGTTCCCCAAAGCAAGTGAACGGATATGATTGTGGCCTGTATGTCACAGCCATTTCCAGATCAATCTGTGCCTGGTACGTCAGTGAGGCACCAAAGGATATGCAGGACTTGTGGTTTTCGACAATCAAAGAGCAAGTGACTCCGTTGCTCGTGTCTAACATGCGACGTGAAATCCTTGATCTTGTGCGGAGCCTTATGGGTAAGTGA
- the LOC121811628 gene encoding NEDD8-specific protease 1-like isoform X2 produces MVLNNLLNMEQGKANDKILSYNDVVLRRSDLDILSGPYFLNDRIIEFYFSYLTSCYTSEDILLVPPSIAFWIKECPDSASLKDFVEPLHLSTRKLIIFPINDNEDVTRAEGGSHWSLLAFERQTNAFVHHDSGQAGFNNADAKRVYKAVVSYTASGATYVDCPSSPKQVNGYDCGLYVTAISRSICAWYVSEAPKDMQDLWFSTIKEQVTPLLVSNMRREILDLVRSLMGK; encoded by the coding sequence AACAATCTCCTGAACATGGAGCAAGGAAAGGCCAACGACAAAATACTCAGCTACAATGACGTTGTTCTGAGGCGGTCAGATCTTGATATTCTAAGTGGCCCCTATTTTCTCAATGATCGCATAATCGAATTCTACTTTAGCTACCTCACATCCTGCTatacgtccgaggacatcctcCTGGTGCCACCTTCAATTGCTTTCTGGATAAAAGAGTGCCCGGACAGTGCAAGCCTCAAAGATTTCGTAGAGCCCCTTCATCTGTCTACAAGAAAGTTGATAATATTCCCAATCAACGACAACGAAGATGTGACTAGGGCAGAAGGTGGGAGTCATTGGAGCTTACTCGCATTTGAGAGACAAACTAATGCCTTTGTGCATCATGACAGCGGCCAAGCAGGCTTCAATAATGCAGATGCTAAGAGGGTGTACAAAGCTGTAGTTTCGTATACAGCATCTGGAGCCACTTATGTGGACTGCCCGAGTTCCCCAAAGCAAGTGAACGGATATGATTGTGGCCTGTATGTCACAGCCATTTCCAGATCAATCTGTGCCTGGTACGTCAGTGAGGCACCAAAGGATATGCAGGACTTGTGGTTTTCGACAATCAAAGAGCAAGTGACTCCGTTGCTCGTGTCTAACATGCGACGTGAAATCCTTGATCTTGTGCGGAGCCTTATGGGTAAGTGA
- the LOC121811628 gene encoding NEDD8-specific protease 1-like isoform X3 — translation MEQGKANDKILSYNDVVLRRSDLDILSGPYFLNDRIIEFYFSYLTSCYTSEDILLVPPSIAFWIKECPDSASLKDFVEPLHLSTRKLIIFPINDNEDVTRAEGGSHWSLLAFERQTNAFVHHDSGQAGFNNADAKRVYKAVVSYTASGATYVDCPSSPKQVNGYDCGLYVTAISRSICAWYVSEAPKDMQDLWFSTIKEQVTPLLVSNMRREILDLVRSLMGK, via the coding sequence ATGGAGCAAGGAAAGGCCAACGACAAAATACTCAGCTACAATGACGTTGTTCTGAGGCGGTCAGATCTTGATATTCTAAGTGGCCCCTATTTTCTCAATGATCGCATAATCGAATTCTACTTTAGCTACCTCACATCCTGCTatacgtccgaggacatcctcCTGGTGCCACCTTCAATTGCTTTCTGGATAAAAGAGTGCCCGGACAGTGCAAGCCTCAAAGATTTCGTAGAGCCCCTTCATCTGTCTACAAGAAAGTTGATAATATTCCCAATCAACGACAACGAAGATGTGACTAGGGCAGAAGGTGGGAGTCATTGGAGCTTACTCGCATTTGAGAGACAAACTAATGCCTTTGTGCATCATGACAGCGGCCAAGCAGGCTTCAATAATGCAGATGCTAAGAGGGTGTACAAAGCTGTAGTTTCGTATACAGCATCTGGAGCCACTTATGTGGACTGCCCGAGTTCCCCAAAGCAAGTGAACGGATATGATTGTGGCCTGTATGTCACAGCCATTTCCAGATCAATCTGTGCCTGGTACGTCAGTGAGGCACCAAAGGATATGCAGGACTTGTGGTTTTCGACAATCAAAGAGCAAGTGACTCCGTTGCTCGTGTCTAACATGCGACGTGAAATCCTTGATCTTGTGCGGAGCCTTATGGGTAAGTGA